Proteins co-encoded in one Pogona vitticeps strain Pit_001003342236 chromosome 9, PviZW2.1, whole genome shotgun sequence genomic window:
- the LOC144584236 gene encoding uncharacterized protein LOC144584236 has protein sequence MEPKQGESARERAGSLPGRQLEGRPPPRGKGPAKRVEDRCQAPKATSALSRSPPVWLARSLSPLGKALERRADVNDQQPHLRSRPAAQQSFSHWKPKRRLSPQHPALPGAGAGRRASSQGELTAGAGLALTTRHAGRRGVPKRKSSAPQPHRCLGAGNRPAASPPAKQLRDGRQEARLGSAGRSKQRAPRPASSAAFPLAQTLRGCLRSCGEKEGRKRRAPARTRLDRRKPPVERSRRLVPSEAAPSRLPARTGRSARISRSKQTELGPPATPTDGLGQSVEGGRLAPRLPPPRLQEESSQPVRARSYPLGPGAPVATFGGGRKALAPGGCSLQEPGECSARPSSGSPIGGRASPPRGRRPSPKRPAFEDHARILLPRQGGETGTGRRKRHPVGELPAFATGCQAQRRPPRRGDQERNCFVSSCLCTDLPRLPCAEPSRGTQQVRKEETLETILHLQYPLATAAGPRI, from the coding sequence ATGGAGCCAAAGCAGGGAGAATCCGCGAGGGAAAGAGCAGGAAGCCTCCCGGGCCGGCAGCTGGAGGGGAGACCCCCTCCGCGCGGCAAAGGGCCCGCCAAAAGGGTCGAGGACCGCTGCCAGGCCCCTAAGGCGACCTCCGCGCTCTCTCGCTCTCCTCCGGTctggctcgctcgctcgctctccccgCTTGGCAAAGCGCTTGAGCGCAGAGCCGATGTAAACGACCAGCAGCCCCACCTCCGCTCCCGCCCCGCGGCCCAGCAGAGCTTCAGCCACTGGAAACCGAAGCGCAGATTAAGTCCGCAACATCCAGCGCTTCCTGGAGCCGGCGCCGGGAGGAGGGCGAGCAGCCAGGGAGAGTTAACTGCCGGCGCGGGACTCGCACTCACGACCAGGCACGCCGGAAGACGCGGGGTCCCGAAGAGAAAGTCCAGCGCCCCGCAGCCCCACAGATGCCTCGGGGCCGGGAACCGGCCCGCCGCCTCCCCGCCAGCGAAGCAACTACGCGACGGGAGGCAGgaggctcggctcggctcggctgGCCGTTCTAAGCAGCGCGCCCCCCGCCCCGCGTCCTCCGCCGCTTTTCCCCTGGCGCAGACCCTCCGGGGCTGCCTGCGCTCCTgcggagaaaaggaaggaaggaagaggagggcgCCCGCCAGGACACGGCTGGATCGGAGAAAGCCGCCAGTCGAGCGCAGCAGGAGGCTAGTCCCCAGTGAGGCCGCGCCCTCCCGTTTACCTGCGCGGACCGGCCGGTCAGCGCGCATCTCCCGCTCCAAGCAGACTGAACTCGGCCCACCAGCCACGCCCACCGATGGGCTCGGCCAATCAGTGGAAGGTGGACGCCTGGCGCCCCGCCTCCCTCCGCCGCGCTTGCAGGAGGAAAGTTCGCAGCCGGTTCGCGCTCGGAGCTACCCGCTTGGTCCCGGTGCGCCCGTGGCAACGTTTGGAGGGGGCCGAAAGGCACTGGCTCCCGGAGGCTGCTCGCTCCAGGAGCCGGGGGAATGTTCAGCCCGCCCCAGCTCAGGCAGCCCAATCGGTGGAAGGGCGTCGCCTCCCCGGGGAAGGAGACCGTCTCCCAAAAGACCCGCCTTCGAGGACCACGCCCGCATCCTGTTGCCGCGGCAGGGCGGCGAGACCGGCACAGGGAGGCGCAAACGGCACCCAGTTGGCGAGCTTCCCGCCTTTGCGACCGGTTGCCAAGCCCAGCGGAGGCCTCCGAGGAGGGGGGACCAAGAGCGGAACTGCTTTGTTTCCAGTTGCCTCTGCACCGATCTACCACGTCTCCCCTGTGCAGAGCCAAGCCGAGGCACGCAGCAAGTGCGCAAGGAAGAGACACTAGAGACCATATTGCATTTGCAATATCCGCTGGCTACTGCCGCGGGACCACGAATCTGA
- the INPP5B gene encoding type II inositol 1,4,5-trisphosphate 5-phosphatase isoform X2 — MRADRPVRAGAAGPEGATPAVKEGGGPRGAEGAAPGPPSKSRRDMTSEMVRASSVLVLDEPQSLSVQAFGLRDTLIRSRLVEQEESYTHLQGFKFFAGTYNVNGQSPRESLQPWLSPDSGPPDVFCVGFQELDLSKEAFFFNDTPREEEWFRAVTESLPPGVKYAKIKLVRLVGILLLLYVRTELAASISEVEAGTVGTGIMGRMGNKGGVAISFRLHNTSVCVVNAHLAAHPGETERRNQDFHDICARMQFGPPDPGFPPLAIRQHDVILWLGDLNYRLDEADPERVKRLVEAGDFHALQQYDQLKTQMEARIVFDGFTEGDISFQPTYKYDPGSDDWDTSEKCRAPAWCDRILFKGETVSLLSYRSHMAMRTSDHKPVSAVFDIGVKVVDEGLYRKAFEDIVRSLDKMENASIPSVTLSKREFLFKDVKYMQLRTESFTVQNGPVPCQFEFISKPDEDAYCKPWLRANPSKGFLLPETKVTVELELFVNKSTAPSLISGEDKLEDILVLHLDQGKDYFLSVSGNYLPSCFGCPIQALIHMREPIREMPPEAIRNLIRRPLPLGDCSALWEEKPLDIPKELWMMVDHLYRNACQQEDLFQQPGLRAEFEQIRDCLDTGMMDTLVGCNHSVAEALLLFLESLPEPVVCYSLYESSLESADSYLLSSRVVSVLPKCHKNVFSYLMAFLRELLQHSSKNRLDVHILASLFGGLLLHPPPGLPKSGLAEKRKAQRFIRHFLLQEGSTL, encoded by the exons ATGCGCGCTGACCGGCCGGTCCGCGCAG gagctgctgGGCCTGAAGGCGCCACGCCAGCCGTGAAGGAGGGCGGCGGCCCCCGAGGTGCCGAGGGGGCTGCTCCCGGGCCCCCCAG TAAGTCCAGGCGTGATATGACTAGCGAGATGGTGCGGGCCTCGAGCGTGCTAGTGCTGGATGAGCCGCAGAGCCTCTCCGTGCAAGCGTTTGGGCTGAGAGACACCCTCATCAGGTCCCGGCTGGTGGAGCAGGAGGAGTCGTACACCCACCTCCAGGGCTTCAA GTTTTTTGCTGGAACGTACAACGTGAACGGCCAGTCGCCCAGAGAGAGCCTCCAGCCTTGGCTGAGCCCAgactctggccctccagatgttttctgtGTGGG CTTCCAGGAGCTAGACTTGAGCAAAGAGGCCTTTTTCTTCAACGACACGCCCAGAGAAGAGGAGTGGTTTAGAGCCGTGACAGAGAGCCTGCCCCCGGGGGTCAAGTATGCCAAG ATAAAACTCGTTCGGCTGGTGGGGATCTTGTTGCTGCTCTACGTGAGGACGGAACTGGCAGCGAGCATTTCTGAGGTGGAGGCAGGGACCGTGGGGACGGGGATCATGGGCAGGATG GGCAACAAGGGCGGGGTGGCCATCAGCTTCAGGCTCCACAACACCTCTGTGTGCGTGGTGAATGCCCACCTGGCCGCCCACCCGGGGGAGACCGAGCGGCGAAACCAGGACTTCCATGACATCTGTGCTCGCATGCAGTTTGGCCCTCCAGACCCAGGCTTCCCGCCCCTTGCCATCCGCCAACATGA TGTCATCTTGTGGCTGGGGGACCTGAACTACAGGTTGGACGAGGCAGATCCTGAGCGGGTGAAGAGGCTGGTGGAGGCAGGCGATTTCCATGCTCTGCAGCAGTATGACCAG CTAAAGACTCAGATGGAGGCCAGAATAGTGTTTGATGGCTTCACAGAGGGAGACATTTCCTTCCAGCCCACTTATAAATATGACCCGGGCTCTGATGACTGGGACACCAG TGAGAAGTGCCGTGCTCCTGCCTGGTGTGACAGGATCCTGTTTAAAGGGGAAACGGTGTCTTTGCTGAGCTACCGGAGCCACATGGCTATGAGGACCAGTGACCACAAGCCAGTCAGCGCTGTGTTCGACATTGGG GTGAAGGTGGTGGATGAGGGTCTCTATCGAAAAGCCTTTGAGGACATTGTGCGCTCCCTGGATAAGATGGAGAACGCCAGCATCCCGTCCGTCACCCTCTCCAAGAGGGAG TTCCTTTTCAAGGATGTGAAGTACATGCAGCTTCGGACAGAGTCCTTCACTGTCCAGAACGGGCCGGTGCCTTGCCAGTTTGAGTTCATCAGCAAGCCCGACGAAGATGCCTACTGCAAGCCGTGGCTGAGAGCGAACCCCAGCAAGGGCTTCCTGCTGCCAG AGACCAAGGTGACGGTCGAACTGGAGCTGTTTGTGAATAAATCCACCGCCCCCAGCCTGATCTCCGGAGAGGACAAGCTGGAGGATATCCTGGTGCTTCATCTCGACCAGGGGAAAGATTACTTCCTCTCCGTGTCGGGGAACTACCTGCCCAGCTGCTTTGGGTGCCCCATCCAGGCCCTGATCCACATGCGGGAGCCCATCCGGGAAATGCCGCCAGAAGCCATCAGGAACCTG ATCCGGAGGCCCTTGCCGCTTGGAGACTGCAGTGCCCTCTGGGAAGAAAAGCCCCTCGACATCCCCAAGGAACTGTGGATGATGGTGGACCACCTCTACCGCAACGCTTGCCAGCAG GAAGACTTGTTTCAGCAGCCGGGCTTGAGGGCCGAGTTTGAACAGATCCGCGACTGCCTGGACACGGGGATGATGGACACCCTTG TTGGTTGCAATCATTCTGTGGCTGAAGCCCTTCTCCTGTTCCTGGAGAGCCTTCCTGAGCCTGTTGTCTGCTACAGCCTTTACGAGAGCAGCCTGGAGTCTGCAGACAGCTACCTGCTGAGCAGCCGG GTTGTTTCCGTGCTCCCCAAATGCCACAAGAATGTCTTCAGCTACCTGATGGCCTTCCTGCGAGAACTGCTGCAGCACTCCAGCAAGAACCGCCTGGATGTGCATATTCTTG CGAGCCTCTTTGGGGGCCTCCTGCTGCACCCCCCTCCTGGTCTGCCCAAGTCAGGCCTCGCCGAGAAGCGTAAGGCTCAGCGGTTCATCCGACACTTTCTTCTTCAGGAAGGGAGCACCCTGTGA
- the MTF1 gene encoding metal regulatory transcription factor 1 isoform X1, translated as MGENSPENVIYYTVEEDDLAQEDKLLRFVDKNGLLPASSRTVYDRTTVLIEQDRGPLEDDDDEGPCGDFLPDDGHEDRFHLIADHEGMSQGYVQHIISPDQIHLTIHPGSTPMPRNIEGATLTLQSECPETKLKEVKRYQCTFEGCPRTYSTAGNLRTHQKTHRGEYTFVCNQEGCGKAFLTSYSLKIHVRVHTKEKPFECDVQGCEKAFNTLYRLKAHQRLHTGKTFNCESEGCSKYFTTLSDLRKHIRTHTGEKPFRCDHDGCGKAFAASHHLKTHVRTHTGERPFFCPSNGCEKTFSTQYSLKSHMKGHEKGPSYTLLSSNNLSEDMNHSLCLSDLSLMSTDSELRDNSNPIPGQDLSTISPASIFESIFQSPDPPANQEESHPPDTLIGDFDRDTKPAPAVPPAPGESASLPLPLVLQLGISEPSPPALPPPAPTDTPAGVLQAPEVPASICTPFAANPQGFLQPLQVPTQLPEAGLPGVTGPTAVPPAGATSTPEAVPAGGSTGLASSPPITLTPSQKAALLQSSIMVGEQNLQWILNGAARSSQNQEQMPQAPVVEKVFFTTALPVAGNTGSSMQQIGLSVPVIIIKQEEACQCQCACRDSAKDRVGGGGGGGGSSGSNNSSSNNSSSSSCSSLGSKTSGEPPPPAFPVILPTSTPSPAVLSSMLPPPCEDSCLAGNPSNVQNQSLSAMDVSDFLSLQSPEASSALIPIEALLQAGEEEEEEEEEELALGGSFPK; from the exons ATGGGGGAAAACAGTCCTGAGAATGTCATCTATTACACAGTAGAGGAAGATGATTTGGCCCAGGAGGACAAACTCTTGAGATTTGTTGACAAGAATGGGCTTCTCCCGGCCTCGTCCAGAACGGTCTACGACAGGACAACAGTCCTCATTGAACAAGACAGAGGGCCGCTGGAGGATGACGACGACGAAGGACCGTGCGGGGATTTCCTGCCTGATGATGGTCACGAGGACCGCTTTCATTTGATAGCTGACCATGAAGGAATGTCCCAGGGTTATGTGCAGCACATCATTTCCCCAGATCAGATTCACCTGACGATCCATCCTGGTTCGACTCCCATGCCACGAAACATAGAAGGAGCCACTCTCACTCTGCAGTCGGAATGCCCCGAAACAAAGCTTAAAGAG GTGAAGCGCTACCAGTGTACCTTTGAGGGCTGCCCTCGTACCTACAGCACTGCAGGCAACCTGCGCACCCACCAGAAGACTCACCGAGGGGAATATACCTTTGTGTGCAATCAGGAAGGGTGTGGAAAAGCCTTCCTCACATCCTATAGTCTCAAAATCCACGTCCGAGTCCACACCAAGGAGAAACCATTTGAGTGTGATGTTCAAGGCTGTGAAAAAGCCTTCAATACACTGTACAG GTTAAAAGCCCACCAGAGGCTTCACACAGGGAAGACATTTAACTGTGAATCAGAAGGCTGCAGCAAGTACTTCACGACGCTCAGTGATCTGCGGAAGCACATTCGGACTCATACCGGAGAGAAGCCATTCCG GTGTGACCATGACGGCTGTGGAAAAGCTTTTGCTGCCAGCCACCACCTGAAGACCCATGTCAGGACCCACACGG gtGAGAGGCCCTTCTTCTGTCCCAGCAATGGCTGCGAGAAGACCTTCAGCACACAGTACAGTCTCAAGAGTCACATGAAGGGACATGAGAAGGGGCCTTCGTATACCTTGCTCTCCAGCAACAACCTCTCTGAG GATATGAACCACTCACTCTGCCTGAGCGACTTGAGCCTCATGTCCACAGACTCAGAACTGCGGGATAATTCAAATCCA ATACCAGGGCAAGACCTGAGCACCATCTCACCAGCAAGCATCTTTGAGTCCATCTTTCAGAGCCCAGACCCTCCTGCAAATCAGGAAGAATCTCACCCCCCAG ACACCTTGATCGGGGATTTTGATCGTGACACAAAGCCAGCCCCTGCGGTCCCACCAGCACCAGGAGAGTCTGCTTCGTTGCCCCTGCCTCTTGTCCTGCAGCTCGGCATCTCTGAGCCttcccctccagcactgcctCCTCCAGCTCCCACTGACACCCCGGCTGGTGTCCTTCAGGCTCCTGAAGTGCCTGCTTCGATCTGCACGCCATTTGCAGCCAACCCCCAGGGCTTCCTGCAGCCTCTGCAGGTGCCCACCCAGCTGCCTGAAGCAGGACTTCCTGGGGTTACGGGTCCCACAGCTGTGCCACCAGCAGGGGCGACAAGTACCCCTGAAGCTGTGCCTGCGGGAGGGAGCACTGGGCTGGCCAGCAGCCCCCCCATTACCCTCACGCCCTCACAGAAAGCTGCTCTTCTGCAGTCCAGCATCATGGTGGGAGAGCAGAACCTCCAGTGGATTTTGAACGGCGCTGCTAGGTCATCTCAGAACCAAGAACAAATG CCACAGGCCCCCGTGGTGGAGAAGGTCTTCTTCACGACTGCCCTGCCGGTTGCCGGCAACACAG gGAGCTCCATGCAGCAGATTGGACTGAGTGTGCCCGTCATCATCATCAAACAGGAAGAGGCCTGCCAGTGCCAGTGTGCCTGTCGGGACTCAGCAAAGGACAGAgttggtggcggtggtggtggtggtggcagcagcggcagcaacaacagcagcagcaacaacagcagcagcagcagctgttccTCATTGGGCTCCAAGACGTCTGGAGAGCCCCCACCTCCAGCCTTCCCTGTGATCCTGCCCACCAGCACCCCTTCTCCGGCGGTCCTCTCCTCCATGTTGCCGCCTCCTTGTGAAGACAGCTGCCTGGCGGGGAACCCGTCCAATGTGCAGAACCAGTCCCTAAGTGCCATGGATGTCTCCGACTTCCTTTCCCTCCAGAGCCCCGAGGCATCCTCCGCTCTGATCCCCATCGAGGCCCTCCTGCAagcgggagaggaggaggaggaggaggaggaggaagagctggcccTGGGAGGCAGCTTTCCCAAGTGA
- the MTF1 gene encoding metal regulatory transcription factor 1 isoform X2, producing MGENSPENVIYYTVEEDDLAQEDKLLRFVDKNGLLPASSRTVYDRTTVLIEQDRGPLEDDDDEGPCGDFLPDDGHEDRFHLIADHEGMSQGYVQHIISPDQIHLTIHPGSTPMPRNIEGATLTLQSECPETKLKEVKRYQCTFEGCPRTYSTAGNLRTHQKTHRGEYTFVCNQEGCGKAFLTSYSLKIHVRVHTKEKPFECDVQGCEKAFNTLYRLKAHQRLHTGKTFNCESEGCSKYFTTLSDLRKHIRTHTGEKPFRCDHDGCGKAFAASHHLKTHVRTHTGERPFFCPSNGCEKTFSTQYSLKSHMKGHEKGPSYTLLSSNNLSEDMNHSLCLSDLSLMSTDSELRDNSNPIPGQDLSTISPASIFESIFQSPDPPANQEESHPPDTLIGDFDRDTKPAPAVPPAPGESASLPLPLVLQLGISEPSPPALPPPAPTDTPAGVLQAPEVPASICTPFAANPQGFLQPLQVPTQLPEAGLPGVTGPTAVPPAGATSTPEAVPAGGSTGLASSPPITLTPSQKAALLQSSIMVGEQNLQWILNGAARSSQNQEQMAPVVEKVFFTTALPVAGNTGSSMQQIGLSVPVIIIKQEEACQCQCACRDSAKDRVGGGGGGGGSSGSNNSSSNNSSSSSCSSLGSKTSGEPPPPAFPVILPTSTPSPAVLSSMLPPPCEDSCLAGNPSNVQNQSLSAMDVSDFLSLQSPEASSALIPIEALLQAGEEEEEEEEEELALGGSFPK from the exons ATGGGGGAAAACAGTCCTGAGAATGTCATCTATTACACAGTAGAGGAAGATGATTTGGCCCAGGAGGACAAACTCTTGAGATTTGTTGACAAGAATGGGCTTCTCCCGGCCTCGTCCAGAACGGTCTACGACAGGACAACAGTCCTCATTGAACAAGACAGAGGGCCGCTGGAGGATGACGACGACGAAGGACCGTGCGGGGATTTCCTGCCTGATGATGGTCACGAGGACCGCTTTCATTTGATAGCTGACCATGAAGGAATGTCCCAGGGTTATGTGCAGCACATCATTTCCCCAGATCAGATTCACCTGACGATCCATCCTGGTTCGACTCCCATGCCACGAAACATAGAAGGAGCCACTCTCACTCTGCAGTCGGAATGCCCCGAAACAAAGCTTAAAGAG GTGAAGCGCTACCAGTGTACCTTTGAGGGCTGCCCTCGTACCTACAGCACTGCAGGCAACCTGCGCACCCACCAGAAGACTCACCGAGGGGAATATACCTTTGTGTGCAATCAGGAAGGGTGTGGAAAAGCCTTCCTCACATCCTATAGTCTCAAAATCCACGTCCGAGTCCACACCAAGGAGAAACCATTTGAGTGTGATGTTCAAGGCTGTGAAAAAGCCTTCAATACACTGTACAG GTTAAAAGCCCACCAGAGGCTTCACACAGGGAAGACATTTAACTGTGAATCAGAAGGCTGCAGCAAGTACTTCACGACGCTCAGTGATCTGCGGAAGCACATTCGGACTCATACCGGAGAGAAGCCATTCCG GTGTGACCATGACGGCTGTGGAAAAGCTTTTGCTGCCAGCCACCACCTGAAGACCCATGTCAGGACCCACACGG gtGAGAGGCCCTTCTTCTGTCCCAGCAATGGCTGCGAGAAGACCTTCAGCACACAGTACAGTCTCAAGAGTCACATGAAGGGACATGAGAAGGGGCCTTCGTATACCTTGCTCTCCAGCAACAACCTCTCTGAG GATATGAACCACTCACTCTGCCTGAGCGACTTGAGCCTCATGTCCACAGACTCAGAACTGCGGGATAATTCAAATCCA ATACCAGGGCAAGACCTGAGCACCATCTCACCAGCAAGCATCTTTGAGTCCATCTTTCAGAGCCCAGACCCTCCTGCAAATCAGGAAGAATCTCACCCCCCAG ACACCTTGATCGGGGATTTTGATCGTGACACAAAGCCAGCCCCTGCGGTCCCACCAGCACCAGGAGAGTCTGCTTCGTTGCCCCTGCCTCTTGTCCTGCAGCTCGGCATCTCTGAGCCttcccctccagcactgcctCCTCCAGCTCCCACTGACACCCCGGCTGGTGTCCTTCAGGCTCCTGAAGTGCCTGCTTCGATCTGCACGCCATTTGCAGCCAACCCCCAGGGCTTCCTGCAGCCTCTGCAGGTGCCCACCCAGCTGCCTGAAGCAGGACTTCCTGGGGTTACGGGTCCCACAGCTGTGCCACCAGCAGGGGCGACAAGTACCCCTGAAGCTGTGCCTGCGGGAGGGAGCACTGGGCTGGCCAGCAGCCCCCCCATTACCCTCACGCCCTCACAGAAAGCTGCTCTTCTGCAGTCCAGCATCATGGTGGGAGAGCAGAACCTCCAGTGGATTTTGAACGGCGCTGCTAGGTCATCTCAGAACCAAGAACAAATG GCCCCCGTGGTGGAGAAGGTCTTCTTCACGACTGCCCTGCCGGTTGCCGGCAACACAG gGAGCTCCATGCAGCAGATTGGACTGAGTGTGCCCGTCATCATCATCAAACAGGAAGAGGCCTGCCAGTGCCAGTGTGCCTGTCGGGACTCAGCAAAGGACAGAgttggtggcggtggtggtggtggtggcagcagcggcagcaacaacagcagcagcaacaacagcagcagcagcagctgttccTCATTGGGCTCCAAGACGTCTGGAGAGCCCCCACCTCCAGCCTTCCCTGTGATCCTGCCCACCAGCACCCCTTCTCCGGCGGTCCTCTCCTCCATGTTGCCGCCTCCTTGTGAAGACAGCTGCCTGGCGGGGAACCCGTCCAATGTGCAGAACCAGTCCCTAAGTGCCATGGATGTCTCCGACTTCCTTTCCCTCCAGAGCCCCGAGGCATCCTCCGCTCTGATCCCCATCGAGGCCCTCCTGCAagcgggagaggaggaggaggaggaggaggaggaagagctggcccTGGGAGGCAGCTTTCCCAAGTGA
- the YRDC gene encoding threonylcarbamoyl-AMP synthase produces the protein MLRRARCRAAMLALKGAAGGDRAACSGRVTRLTPRGPSGSPEAAAAGAAAAALEAGGLVALPTDTIYGLACLAQDSRALAALYRLKGRAGSKPLAVCLPDVPHVYRYCKVRVPDELLHDLLPGPVTLVLERSDALNKDLNPFTPLVGVRIPGHWFVREVAKLCAAPLALTSANLSNKASSLTVTEFQELWPHLALIVDAGPIGDIQSPECRLGSTVVDLSVPGKFKVIRPGCALAQTVEILESKYGLRSDLPSS, from the exons ATGCTGCGTCGAGCGAGGTGCCGGGCGGCGATGCTGGCGCTGAAGGGGGCGGCGGGCGGCGATCGGGCCGCCTGCTCCGGGCGCGTCACCCGGCTGACCCCGCGGGGCCCAAGCG gcagccccgaggcggcggcggcgggcgcggcggcggcggcgctggagGCGGGCGGGCTGGTGGCCCTGCCCACCGACACCATCTACGGCCTGGCCTGCCTGGCGCAGGACTCGCGGGCGCTCGCGGCCCTGTACCGACTCAAGGGCCGCGCCGGCTCCAAGCCCCTGGCCGTCTGCCTGCCCGACGTCCCCCACGTCTACCG GTACTGCAAAGTCCGCGTGCCTGATGAGCTGCTGCACGACCTCCTCCCAGGCCCGGTGACGCTCGTCCTGGAGCGCTCGGATGCCCTCAACAAGGACCTGAATCCCTTCACCCCA CTAGTTGGTGTTCGCATCCCCGGTCACTGGTTCGTCAGGGAAGTGGCCAAGCTGTGTGCAGCCCCTCTGGCCTTAACAAGTGCAAACCTCAGTAACAAAGCAAGTAGCCTCACAGTCACG GAATTCCAGGAGCTCTGGCCTCACCTGGCGCTGATTGTGGACGCAGGCCCAATTGGGGACATCCAGAGTCCAGAGTGCCGTCTGGGCTCCACTGTGGTTGACCTCTCTGTTCCTGGCAAGTTCAAGGTTATTCGGCCAGGCTG cGCCCTTGCCCAGACAGTGGAAATCCTGGAGAGCAAGTATGGACTGAGGAGTGATTTGCCTAGTTCATGA